One stretch of Acropora muricata isolate sample 2 chromosome 12, ASM3666990v1, whole genome shotgun sequence DNA includes these proteins:
- the LOC136892801 gene encoding myosin heavy chain kinase B-like, with the protein MSKRNLEWEDYKEKITKKRTGKKKDKAGPSGLCGSITVQRLSANVEGKCQKYSRIGALTLVPLEEEVTLPNIKAACKSHFKTNLECDVLAGERGPSYTDASQIQNWKVIHIRFIEKSSEPIQRQSEPAKDKCRSMAIENRPKIAKSSFAASVPLSKMLKLGKVIVPEVDIATPFLEEFSLTEMRWLEPFKTTFSLERKSFDSGGFRDAYLAKAISGIPKGKYVLKRYKEDKVAEIKELFGTTEAHTRKVIQMNALARNFAQNLNLERPVVEYGPTFKYSKVYYANFNGEYITFEEFIEGTFAKYINNNGEICGDVVHFTYVNSNQQLMVSDIQGVDYWLCDPEIASAKLIDENDSSIFFCCGNLSTTAIDTFFQAHSCNKFCDLLNLPPT; encoded by the coding sequence ATGTCAAAGCGAAACCTTGAATGGGAGGACTACAAGGAGAAAATAACCAAGAAaagaacaggaaagaaaaaggacaaaGCTGGTCCGAGTGGGCTGTGCGGGAGCATTACCGTGCAAAGACTGTCAGCGAATGTTGAAGGAAAGTGTCAGAAGTACTCTAGAATCGGTGCTCTAACCCTGGTTCCTTTGGAAGAAGAAGTCACTTTACCAAACATTAAAGCTGCATGCAAAtcacattttaaaacaaatctGGAATGCGATGTTCTGGCTGGTGAACGAGGGCCTTCTTACACAGATGCTAGCCAGATTCAAAACTGGAAAGTTATACATATCAGATTTATAGAGAAGTCAAGCGAACCGATTCAGCGACAGAGTGAGCCGGCCAAGGATAAATGTAGGTCAATGGCAATAGAAAATAGGCCTAAAATTGCCAAATCTTCATTTGCAGCATCTGTCCCGCTTAGTAAGATGTTAAAACTAGGCAAGGTAATCGTACCGGAGGTAGACATTGCAACCCCTTTTCTggaagaattttctttaacGGAAATGAGATGGCTGGAACCTTTCAAAACAACCTTTTCACTTGAACGGAAAAGCTTTGACAGTGGAGGATTTCGTGATGCATACCTGGCAAAGGCCATTAGTGGGATACCCAAGGGGAAATATGTCCTCAAGAGATACAAAGAAGATAAAGTCGCTGAAATCAAAGAGCTATTTGGAACGACGGAAGCGCATACAAGGAAAGTGATACAGATGAATGCGTTGGCCCGTAACTTTGCGCAGAATTTGAATCTGGAAAGGCCAGTCGTTGAATATGGACCAACGTTTAAGTATTCTAAAGTTTACTACGCAAATTTCAATGGGGAATATATCACATTTGAGGAATTTATCGAGGGAACCTTCGCAAAgtatataaataataatggtGAAATTTGTGGCGATGTTGTCCATTTTACTTATGTCAACTCCAACCAACAGCTCATGGTATCAGACATTCAGGGTGTTGACTACTGGCTATGTGATCCTGAAATTGCAAGTGCCAAGCTAATTGATGAAAATGACAgttccatttttttctgttgcGGGAACCTATCAACGACTGCAATTGACACCTTCTTTCAGGCACACAGTTGTAACAAATTTTGTGACCTGTTAAACCT